GAGCTAAAAAAAGTTCCAGGGGGGGCTATAGACCCCATCCCCCATTCTACGCCTATActaataggtattacatatttaaaattattaatatttaatgatccaTGTAGCCGGTTGGACTAGCATttactaaatacaaaatactacctattaatattttatagattatcataattaatgatttgaaattattttaagcttGCCATTAATTCTGTGTATGCTCACTAGAAATAGTACTAAAAGTTGTGTAACCTAAATAACTTTAGCcacccttaaaaaaataacaccgcACTTATGTACACCATTgttaatagatttatatttgtttttagttcAATTCTGACATAACAAACTTAGTACCAATGGGATTCACACCATCTCAAATGTCAGACTTGAGTATCAGTTTTTTTGAAAGTGATTCCTTATGGAATGGTTTATCACAACCATGGAATGAAAGTGATCTTATATCTACAGTTTCACCTGTcccaaaatatatgaaaaaagtacAGCCACCTGAAGATTTAATTAATGATACCATATCTGGTAAAGAATGTTTGGATATAGCCATGAGTGTATTAAGCAAAAGAGACACTAATTTCACCCAAGCCAATTGGTGGAATCCCAAAGCtatttctatgaaaaaaatacaaaaggaAAATGAAAAACCTATTTTAAAGAATGGAATATCAATATCAATGACTAAATATAATCGATATCAGCGTAAAACATATTCCTGTAATGTCTGTTCAGAAATATTTACGAAATTTAACGATCTCATTGTACATGACTCAAGTGTGCACATTGACATGACCAAGAACTATAGTTGCAAAAAGTGTGGAAAGCTGTTTTTGTCTGAAGAACGTCTAGAGATACATGAGAATGTCCATAGAGAAAAATCCTTTGTTTGTCAAATATGTCAAAAGAAGTTTACTCAACAAAAGACTCTTGATATACATTTGAATGTTCATATTGGTTTATACCCTTGTCAGATATGTGATTTTAAAGCTCAGacaatgtacaatttaaaaattcatgaaaatacTCATTCAAAGGTCAAAGAGCATCATTGCCAGGAGTGTAAAAAGGAGTTTTCAACTGTATCATCATTGCGTAGACACAATCGTC
This portion of the Acyrthosiphon pisum isolate AL4f chromosome A1, pea_aphid_22Mar2018_4r6ur, whole genome shotgun sequence genome encodes:
- the LOC100162281 gene encoding zinc finger protein 214, yielding MAPLIIDFEKVCRLCLREDDGHSKMISIFEEPALEETIRNCVQIEVLLNPDEPTNICTSCILSLDSWGKFKLLCDNTNAFLQQYRQDKNESDLVFNSDITNLVPMGFTPSQMSDLSISFFESDSLWNGLSQPWNESDLISTVSPVPKYMKKVQPPEDLINDTISGKECLDIAMSVLSKRDTNFTQANWWNPKAISMKKIQKENEKPILKNGISISMTKYNRYQRKTYSCNVCSEIFTKFNDLIVHDSSVHIDMTKNYSCKKCGKLFLSEERLEIHENVHREKSFVCQICQKKFTQQKTLDIHLNVHIGLYPCQICDFKAQTMYNLKIHENTHSKVKEHHCQECKKEFSTVSSLRRHNRLVHQKLVWFRCDQCNYSTSQPSNIKYHKSIHEPQNCICDNCGARFKNRDLFMVHRKTHEEAKLSCAHCLKLFKKKSHLKEHLSSCRALEPSIKKFKCDICEKNFTRIKNLCAHKNKYHPIINEI